The Primulina huaijiensis isolate GDHJ02 chromosome 9, ASM1229523v2, whole genome shotgun sequence genomic interval ttttggatattGGACAACTGTCATAAGTGGAGATGAATGCCTGAAACGAAAGTTGCGACAAAATAACGGATGAATAAGTAACAAGAGAACTTAAGAGTGACATTTTTGGTCTTCTTCCAGTTGTCATATGCTTTGATGCCactcatttaattattttgcattTGTCGATTTAGTTGAATGATGttggtttcaaattttttaatttaataggATCCAAAGTTTCAGCCTGATTTGTCGAGTACCTACCAACCAGTGAAGTGCAATATTGATTGCCCCTGTGATAGCGACAGAAAGCAATGCACTTATGAAAGGCAATATGCAGAAATGAGTTCTAGCAGTGGGGTTCTAGGTGACGACATTGTGTCCTTTGGTAATCAAAGTGAACTGGAACCCCAACGAGCTGTTTTTGGTTGCGAAAACATGGAAACAGGTGATCTTTACAGCCAACATGCTGATGGTATAATGGGTTTGGGCCGTGGAGATCTTAGTATCATGGATCAACTCGTTGACAAAGGTGTAATTAGTGATTCGTTTTCTTTGTGCTATGGTGGAATGGATTTGGGTGGCGGTACTATGGTTCTCGGAGGAATTTCATCCCCTGCTGAAATGATTTTTACCCGTTCTGACCCTTTGCGCAGGTATGTTTAGGAAGATTTATGGTATAATGATGGAACGTTAGGCTCTTTCCTAACAAGTACACTTGATACATCTCACGCATTTACTCTAGTTTCGGGATGGCAACAGTCCATATTACAATATCGAGCTGACGGAGATACATGTTGCCGGGAAACCACTGCCTCTGCATCCCAAGACTTTTGATGGTAAACATGGAACTGTGCTGGATAGTGGCACAACTTATGCTTATCTTCCAGAATTTGCATTCGGAGCATTCAAAACAGCCgtaagatatttattttttggagtTTTCCATTTATCTGTGGTTTTCCAGGAATTATGCTCCCTTAGGTTGTTGTGCCATATAGCTTTTCACATAATTTCCAGCCGGACATTGAAACACAAGTATCTGCTCTTCTTTGTTTCTTCCATTCTCACACAAAAGGCAGCTTGTTCTTGCCATTTTAAGGCTTGAAAAAGATCCTATAATTTTCTCCTGTATGGAGTCTTGTGCTTAAAACACCTGCAATCACTTAAGATACCACATTTGAAGCTGGAGATAACATTTAAAAGCTCCCTTTTAAGAattaaacctttttttttataggaaacattacttttatataataattagatTGTTTTACATAAAAAGCGGATGAGTGATCCGCGGATTAAAAGACACTAATACACTTTCGTCAAGACATTACAAACTTCCAATCTCTAACTACATCTGAGATAGCCACATGACTGAACTCTTTGATCTTTGTTGTCGACGCTGTAACCCTGAATTTCAGCAGCTCCCATACTTTATCGACCGAAGCAGACGAGTCGTTGAATATTCTGTTATTTCTCTCGAGCCATAATGTCCAGAACGTGAAATGAATCATATACCAGAATCTCTTAACTGTTGTCCCTGCTTGAATTCCGGGCTCTATAATGAACATATCTTGTGCCCTTCTCGGAAAAATCCAATAAAATCCCTCAACTGTTAGAAAAATCTTCATATTTCGGTTTTTCTCAGTACTGATGTTTATCATTTTCGTCTTGCAGATCTTTAGGGAACTCAAGTCCCTTAAGCGAATACAAGGTCCTGACCCTAACTACAATGATATTTGCTTCTCAGGTGCTGGAAGGTAACATGATTATCATCATTGAGTCTTTAAAGAAATCATAACTTTCAGCACTTTTTGTGTGGCCATTAATTGAGTGCTAATTTTGTTTCAGTGATGCTTCACAACTCTCGAAATCATTTCCATCAGTTGAAATGGTATTTGGCAATGGACAGAAGCTATTGTTGTCCCCTGAGAACTACTTGTTTAGAGTATGTGTTACCTTTGTGTTATATTATTTGAAGTCTTTCCTTCGAGTATATACCAATCTATTTCAACCTGATGCATGTACATTTGTTTTTCTGCTTTTTTTGTGTCGCCAATCCTATATAATAATGTTCTCCGGGGTCTTGTTTTATCAACTTTTCTTCTTTTGTCTAGCATTCGAAGATGCGTGGTTCATACTGCCTTGGGATTTTTCAGAACGGGAAGGACCCAACCACTCTTTTGGGGGGTAAGCTCGGTCTTTAAATGCTATGGTTTAACGCATGTATATTTGCTTATATTTACTGTTAATAGGTATCGTTGTCCGTAATACTCTTGTGACATATGACCGTGAACATGAAAGGATTGGTTTCTGGAAAACCAATTGTTCAGAGTTATGGGAGAGGCTCATCATATCTTCTGCCCCTCCGCCACTGCCGCCAAGCTTGAATCAGACTAATTCCAGCATGGCTACATCTCCTACATTAGCTCCTAGTGAACCTCCACCATTTAAAGCCCCAGGTATAACAAATTACTGTGTTCTGCTTTCCGTTGCATGTCATGCTAACCTCTGCTGCTTGCAAACCTTTTCTGCTTGAGTTATAAATCTTAACAAGTTGTGTGATTATTTTGTACTCTATTCAGACTTTCCTATTGTGCATGGTCGAAGCTATATTAATAATGACGCCTGTTgttgtcttcttcatcttcttcttcttttgaagAAGCAAAGGAATGTGAGAGCTGTCTGGCATGATTAGTTTCTTGAAGTCGAAGATAAACTGTTGGAGACACCTTTTAGGGGAATGAGAGCTTACATGGTGAGTGCAAATGCTTTAGCAGGATGTGATGATCAATAGTTAAATAGCAAAAAATGATTCATAAAAATGGGTTCGAGCCCAAAAAGCCCAAGAAAGTCAAAAGGATAAAAAATTGGAAGTCTGATCATCATTCCAAGCCAATAATTTAGGTGTCTCAATCGAAATCCTATAACTATAATTATATTTAGATACTTATATTCTTGCCTGAGTTGGCAACACTACACACTACACAGACTAACCAAAGAGACAAAAAGAATCTTTTACATATAACAATCGCACAGAATCTCGCTTTAGCGGAAAATACTGTTATGAGAAAGACTAGGAGATAGGGGAATCCGTTACAGTGAGAAAATATATGTAGTTTTCAAATATTGAAGTCATTTGCTTTGTAAAAATAGACACGACTCCATTTGATTCGATTACAGGAGAAAACAATTCCTTATTTTTTCTTTAGACCAACGTTTAAAAAAACCAGCAATTTTCAGCTGAAAACACTCTCTATTCATGTAGATGACTTCCTGTATCTCTACTGTTTCTAAGAATTTTTATTCAACTATTCCTTTCAGCCAACTGGCACCAATGACACTAAGCatatttttggcaattttatgCATTTGTCTATTTGCAGGAAACATTAAAATAGGGCTAATAACGTTCTCTATACTGCTGAGTGTAAAGTACTCAGATTTGAAGCCTCACATCTCAGAACTCGCTCTGTACATTGCAAAAGAATTGGACGTTAATGCTTCTCAGGTACATCATTACAAATTGTTACAGTCACCAtggaattcaaaatttgaaaattagttTAATTTCTCATTGAAACCTGATATTTTGGTTACTCGTCTGTAATTTTTGCATGGTATAATGACTCTTGTCACATTGCTGTTCACTTCTGAGGTGAATCATTGCAGGTTCAGTTGATGAATTTCACTTCAAGAGAGAATGATACACTCCTAAGATGGGCCATTGCTCCAGCAGAATTTTCTGATTATATCTCAAATATTACTGCAATGGTAAACTTTGTTGAACTGTGGATTCCCTTGTCTAAATCTTTGTTTTAAGTGCTCAAAAACATTTACAGctgtatttttctttttaccaGGATATTATTGCCAGGTTGATTGAAAACCGCTTGCATCTTCCTGACAGCTTTGGAAATTTCAAGTTGTTCGAATGGAACATTGAGCCCCCACAAAAACGGTaaactaaaatattttccctGTGTACCTATACTTGGtaaacttgttttttttttttggtaattattttgaaaaagatGATTTTGAGCATACTATCTAGAGAAATGTCGAGAAAAGGGTATTGATATTGTAATTAGAAAAGAGAATGGGTGAAGAGAGACAAGGGAATGGTGGGGTTAATTTTTTTGGGAATGGGATCGTGTGGGAAACAGAGAAGGGCAGCTGAGCAGGATAGAGTTTATTACAGCTTGTTATTTGTGGTAGCACCGAGTAGAAGCATACCTGGCAGGTGAGGATCCGATAGCAGAATTTTTGGAGAGGAGGGAGAGAAGATTGAAGAGGGGAGAAGCTGGGGGTGGTCGTTTTGTTGTCGGTATAGGCGATTTGGCACAAGCACGGCCAGGAGCATAGGCATAAGTTGCGGTGCACACCTCATTGAAGCTAGGGATACTAAGCTGCTATTCTAAAATACATCTAATATATCCTCTGCAAAATATTAAAcacgatataaatcaaatttatatttatgtccttgtaaatattttctcttgCATCATATCCCAGCATGATggcatagaaatgtcaatcatGAATATAAATTCAGAAAAGTGATGGGATAACTGATCATGGTGATTTTTTGGTACGGAAACTTCTTCCAATTCTCAAAAGTTTCCATTCTCAAAAGCTAATGACGTTACAAATCTGCAATAAACTTGAAAATCAATATAATAAACTCAGTAATTGATTTTCTACAACAATGCAGTACATGGTGGCAGCAACATTACTTGGTAGTTGTCTCGTTTTCTGTAATAATGGGAATTGGAATTTTGGCATCTGTGGCGTGGTTTATGTGGAGGGGAGAGCGATCTACTAATCCATACAAGCCAGTTGAGTCTATTGTAGCCGAGCAAGAACTTCAGCCGTTGCAGAACTCCTGAAGTTTACCTGACCTTTTGTGGTCATGTATTAGCCTAGCATGTGTTGTCTGCTGTTAGCTTCTGCTACTTTCGTATCAATGGAGTCCTTACACTGATATCCCACCTTGAAAAGTCCCACACTTGTAACTAGCTTTCCAGTATACGCATGTCTGTGTGAATAGCAGAAATCCTTGGCTAACTTGAGTATCTCAgcttcatatttttcattttcatgatATAGCTAGTATTCCCATTTTTCCATGGAAATTCATCCTTCCTACGGAGTGTTGAGTCAATTAGTTGAGTCAGGAGTCAGGACTTGCCTTTATGATAATATGGTCAGTTTAAAACGTTGAAGGACTTGTACCCGTTACAACTTAAATTCAAACCGACCCAACCTATACTCGAAATTTAACGTGTTGGATTCATCATGACCGTCGGatagtatatttttattatattttgacatctttaatttttaatcaatacagtcaaaacaaaaaatatacaaaGTAGTTCAAGTTAAAATCTTTATTacaaaatcaaatcaattaaatcaattagtTAACATATTATtcttaaaattcttttttatcGTCAAATATTATAGGATACACTGGTATATTTTTTATACTGAATTTTTAcctattaataaataaaaaaaattatataaaatttattaaacgatATAGTTtgctatatttataataaaagtaGGTCATTTATTCAAGGCCTTGTTATTCAGCCACGGTCCACGAGTTCAAATTTTAACAGGCTCAACCCACACTACCTATCGATTTTAACTTCTGCTTTTCCAGCTGAAATACATAGGTTTTTTCATTCACTCTTCTATATTTAATCAATTTGACGTTTATCTCTCTTGCATGTTATGTTTCGACCTGAGTAATCAGACAATATGAGTTAATTAATCAGACAGAGTTCACATGAAATCGCTTGAAGGATAACTTCTGTTATACATAACTTCCATCAGCATAGCTAGAATTGGTAACAAAATGTAGGAATAAGAGCGAAAAAAGACTTCACAAAAAAGTAAAACAGGAAGCATGAAATTTCATTCGCAATTATGCCCGAACCTCCTCACGCTTTTATACGAACCACAAAAGAACCTGAAAATTACAGAGAAGGATTAAGAGCAAAGATTTTAGCCTGTTACAATGATGTCATGAAGTTGTTCAATGACCATCCATGTCGCCTTTCATTATAGTTTCTCTAAAACTTGAGCTCTTAAGACACTTGAGGATTTTTACTATATAATGTCTAAAACAAACATATTGCTCTACTGTGCAAGTTTAATACAGCAAAACTTATGACAGCAAGACTTATGACAGATGAATGTGCTTGATTAACAAATCGGGTCGTCTAGTGCCTCAAAAAACCACTCTTTATGTTACTTACATTCTTACAATAAGGTGGATAGACCCTCAAAGAGGCAATAGCAGACAAATTCGAGACACCTCACAAAAT includes:
- the LOC140984834 gene encoding aspartic proteinase 36-like; the encoded protein is MAIPMAGGASFVLFLASSILSLFFVPISSIPDSKSDRVHSNATTMFLPLFLHNNRREVNAYPQRQLQNSSHRTARMFLHDDLLLNGYYTSRLWIGSPPQMFALIVDTGSTVTYVPCATCEQCGKHQDPKFQPDLSSTYQPVKCNIDCPCDSDRKQCTYERQYAEMSSSSGVLGDDIVSFGNQSELEPQRAVFGCENMETGDLYSQHADGIMGLGRGDLSIMDQLVDKGVISDSFSLCYGGMDLGGGTMVLGGISSPAEMIFTRSDPLRSPYYNIELTEIHVAGKPLPLHPKTFDGKHGTVLDSGTTYAYLPEFAFGAFKTAIFRELKSLKRIQGPDPNYNDICFSGAGSDASQLSKSFPSVEMVFGNGQKLLLSPENYLFRHSKMRGSYCLGIFQNGKDPTTLLGGIVVRNTLVTYDREHERIGFWKTNCSELWERLIISSAPPPLPPSLNQTNSSMATSPTLAPSEPPPFKAPGNIKIGLITFSILLSVKYSDLKPHISELALYIAKELDVNASQVQLMNFTSRENDTLLRWAIAPAEFSDYISNITAMDIIARLIENRLHLPDSFGNFKLFEWNIEPPQKRTWWQQHYLVVVSFSVIMGIGILASVAWFMWRGERSTNPYKPVESIVAEQELQPLQNS